One region of Permianibacter fluminis genomic DNA includes:
- the hemE gene encoding uroporphyrinogen decarboxylase — MTSATPLQNDRYLRAALRQPVDYTPVWMMRQAGRYLPEYRATRAQAGNFMALCQNPELACEVTLQPLRRYPLDAAILFSDILTVPDAMGLGLEFAQGEGPQFRKPVRSAADVAQLPTPDMATELRYVMDAVRTIRRELHGKVPLIGFCGSPWTIATYMVEGSGSKEYAHIKGLMYGEPKTLHALLDKLARVLTDYLNAQVAAGAQALMIFDTWGGVLSPAIYREFSLRYMQQILDGVKRENDGRRVPVSLFTKGGGAWLDVMAETGCDMLGVDWTTDLADARARVQGKVALQGNLDPGVLYGTPERIREEVARMLASYGHGSGHVANLGHGIHQFVSPEKAGVFVEAVHELSRQYHV, encoded by the coding sequence ATGACCAGCGCCACGCCCCTGCAAAATGACCGATACCTGCGCGCGGCATTGCGGCAGCCGGTCGATTACACGCCGGTCTGGATGATGCGTCAGGCTGGTCGCTACCTGCCGGAATACCGCGCCACGCGCGCCCAGGCCGGCAACTTCATGGCGCTGTGCCAAAACCCGGAGCTGGCCTGTGAAGTGACGCTGCAGCCGCTGCGTCGTTATCCGCTCGATGCCGCGATTCTGTTCTCCGACATCCTGACCGTGCCGGACGCCATGGGGCTCGGCCTCGAATTCGCCCAAGGCGAAGGCCCGCAATTCCGTAAACCGGTACGTAGCGCCGCCGATGTTGCGCAACTGCCAACGCCAGATATGGCAACCGAACTGCGCTATGTGATGGACGCCGTGCGCACCATCCGACGTGAACTGCATGGCAAGGTGCCGCTGATCGGTTTTTGCGGCAGTCCGTGGACCATCGCCACGTACATGGTCGAAGGCAGCGGCTCAAAAGAATACGCCCACATCAAGGGCCTGATGTACGGCGAACCGAAAACCCTGCACGCGCTGCTCGACAAATTGGCCCGCGTGCTCACCGATTATCTGAACGCACAAGTCGCGGCCGGCGCGCAGGCGCTGATGATTTTCGATACCTGGGGCGGCGTGCTGAGCCCGGCCATTTATCGCGAGTTTTCGCTGCGCTACATGCAGCAGATTCTTGATGGCGTGAAGCGCGAAAATGACGGTCGCCGGGTGCCGGTGTCACTGTTCACCAAAGGCGGCGGTGCCTGGCTTGATGTCATGGCCGAAACCGGTTGCGACATGCTCGGCGTTGACTGGACCACCGATCTCGCCGATGCCCGCGCTCGCGTGCAGGGCAAAGTCGCGCTGCAAGGCAATCTTGATCCGGGTGTGCTGTATGGCACGCCGGAGCGCATTCGCGAAGAAGTGGCGCGGATGTTGGCGAGTTATGGTCATGGCTCGGGCCATGTCGCCAATCTGGGCCATGGCATTCATCAGTTTGTTTCGCCGGAGAAGGCGGGGGTGTTTGTTGAGGCGGTGCATGAGTTGAGTCGGCAGTATCACGTTTGA
- a CDS encoding coniferyl aldehyde dehydrogenase, with translation MTAALTVINTPNIDPLTLPFEQLKAGYQRQLFPSEDERRDRLNRLLKMLKAHRAELAAAIDQDWSGRAPTETDILEVFPAIEAIKHNRKHLHRWMKPRKQGVSIWFKPGKAWIQPQPLGVVGIVSPWNYPLFLTLAAVAGAFAAGNRVMVKPSEFTGRFGEVLAAAVAAHFAPDELVVINGGVETSQAFCALPFDHLLYTGSTAVGKAVMRAAAENLTPVTLELGGKSPVIIGTDSSLVLAAERIVSTKLMNAGQICVTADYVLLPVGSEEKFVNEAKRVARARYPNWPQDFSALATPRQRERIAAVIADAESKGAQLIKLIDAEDTATHFVPRIVLHATDDMRVMQEEIFGPLLPVLSYRALVDAIAYVNARPRPLALYYFGYHRQDIDKVLHETHSGGVTLNDCLLHVGQEALPFGGIGPSGMGHYHGEFGFNTFSKLKPIFHQSRYNGAPLLYPPFGGRVRAMLKFMLG, from the coding sequence ATGACCGCCGCGTTGACTGTCATCAACACCCCGAATATCGATCCGCTGACCCTGCCATTCGAGCAGCTCAAAGCCGGCTACCAGCGGCAGCTGTTTCCGAGTGAGGACGAGCGGCGGGACCGGCTGAACCGGCTGCTGAAAATGCTGAAAGCGCACCGCGCCGAATTGGCCGCGGCGATCGATCAGGACTGGAGCGGTCGGGCGCCGACCGAAACCGACATTCTCGAAGTGTTTCCGGCGATTGAGGCGATCAAGCACAACCGCAAGCACCTGCATCGGTGGATGAAGCCGCGCAAGCAGGGCGTGTCGATCTGGTTCAAGCCGGGCAAGGCCTGGATCCAGCCGCAGCCACTTGGCGTGGTCGGCATAGTCTCGCCGTGGAATTATCCGTTGTTCCTGACCCTGGCGGCGGTCGCTGGCGCGTTTGCTGCCGGCAATCGGGTCATGGTCAAGCCGAGTGAATTTACCGGCCGTTTTGGCGAGGTATTGGCGGCAGCGGTCGCGGCCCATTTTGCACCGGACGAACTGGTGGTGATCAACGGCGGCGTTGAAACCAGTCAGGCCTTTTGTGCATTGCCATTTGATCACCTGCTGTACACCGGCTCGACTGCAGTCGGCAAAGCGGTGATGCGCGCAGCGGCCGAAAACCTGACCCCGGTGACGCTGGAGCTTGGCGGTAAATCCCCGGTGATCATCGGCACCGACAGCTCGCTGGTGTTGGCGGCCGAGCGCATCGTCAGCACCAAGCTGATGAACGCCGGCCAGATCTGCGTGACCGCCGATTACGTGCTGCTGCCGGTCGGCAGTGAAGAAAAATTTGTCAATGAAGCCAAGCGGGTGGCGCGCGCGCGCTATCCGAACTGGCCGCAGGATTTCAGCGCGCTGGCAACGCCGCGCCAGCGCGAACGCATCGCGGCCGTGATCGCCGATGCCGAAAGCAAAGGTGCGCAGCTGATCAAGCTGATCGACGCCGAAGATACCGCCACCCATTTTGTCCCGCGCATTGTCTTGCACGCCACTGACGACATGCGGGTCATGCAGGAAGAAATTTTCGGACCGCTGCTGCCGGTGCTGTCCTATCGCGCGCTGGTGGATGCCATTGCCTACGTCAACGCCCGGCCACGGCCGCTGGCCCTGTATTACTTCGGCTACCACCGTCAGGACATCGACAAGGTGCTGCACGAAACCCACAGCGGTGGCGTCACGCTCAATGATTGTCTGCTGCACGTCGGTCAGGAAGCGCTGCCTTTTGGCGGCATCGGACCGAGTGGCATGGGCCATTACCACGGCGAATTCGGCTTCAATACCTTTTCGAAACTGAAACCGATTTTCCATCAGAGTCGCTACAACGGCGCACCGCTTTTGTATCCGCCGTTCGGTGGTCGGGTCCGGGCGATGCTCAAATTCATGTTGGGCTGA
- a CDS encoding twin-arginine translocation pathway signal protein has protein sequence MLTRRQLLLSTLIGGAALVGLTLAIAPGDDAPAAPAELKFLNGDDVLVLTALIPALLDGALATEPMQRSQQIQQLLIRFDQALLHLYPRTQAELRQLLDLLTNKAGRVAVAGVWSNWANASLNDKQQFLNHWRDSFLDLLQTAYSGLHNLVMASFYGDPANWALAGYAGPPTVR, from the coding sequence ATGCTGACCCGTCGCCAACTGTTGTTGAGCACGCTGATTGGCGGCGCCGCGCTGGTCGGCTTGACGCTCGCGATCGCGCCCGGTGATGACGCGCCGGCCGCTCCAGCGGAATTGAAATTTCTCAATGGCGACGATGTGCTGGTGTTGACGGCGCTGATCCCGGCGCTGCTGGACGGCGCGCTGGCAACAGAACCGATGCAGCGTAGCCAGCAAATCCAGCAGCTGCTCATCCGGTTTGATCAAGCCCTGCTGCATCTGTATCCACGCACCCAAGCCGAACTGCGTCAGCTCCTGGATCTCTTGACCAACAAGGCCGGCCGGGTGGCGGTGGCCGGGGTCTGGAGCAATTGGGCCAACGCCAGCCTGAATGACAAACAGCAATTTCTGAATCACTGGCGCGACAGTTTTCTGGATTTGCTGCAAACCGCCTATTCCGGTTTGCACAATCTGGTGATGGCGTCTTTTTATGGCGATCCGGCCAACTGGGCCTTGGCCGGTTATGCCGGACCACCTACGGTGCGGTGA
- a CDS encoding GMC family oxidoreductase, producing the protein MTSDYFHQTYADDRYDPSWRHINGETLTDSLTLSADVVIIGSGAGGGVTAEILAEAGLSVLIIEEGPLKTAKDFRMREDEAYAQLYQEAAARKTKDKAINILQGRSVGGSTTVNWTSSFRTPKPTREYWQHEFGTTGVDDAVMQPWFERAEARFGIAPWPVAPNANNAALRDGAARMGWHAEVIPRNVRGCANLGYCGTGCPMNAKQSMLITTIPHALALGATLVSRVRIETLNWQGSRVQSATGTAMDAFGQHRDGVRVNVTGKHFVLSGGAINTPALLLRSQLPDPNRLIGARTFLHPVVISVALMPTPVHADAGAPQSIYSDEFVWKHGVSERCGYKLEVPPVHPLIGSTILLRHGLEHAGFMRELPRVQATLALIRDGFHPQSVGGRVELDAHGDALLDYPVTGYLLDGMHDAYLRMAELQFAAGAEQVLPLHKDATPYRALAQAKTAIAGLAKDPLRTQMVSAHVMGGCAFGEDAAKTVCDSHGRLRGFDNLSVHDGSLFPTSLGVNPQLSIYGLVMKLATELAGELTH; encoded by the coding sequence ATGACGAGCGACTACTTCCACCAAACCTACGCAGACGATCGCTACGACCCCAGCTGGCGCCATATCAACGGCGAAACCCTGACCGACAGTCTCACGCTCAGCGCCGATGTGGTGATCATCGGTAGCGGTGCCGGTGGCGGTGTCACAGCGGAAATTCTGGCCGAGGCGGGTCTGTCGGTTCTCATCATCGAAGAAGGGCCGCTGAAAACCGCGAAAGATTTTCGGATGCGCGAAGACGAGGCTTACGCCCAGCTGTATCAGGAGGCGGCCGCGCGCAAAACCAAAGACAAGGCGATCAATATTTTGCAGGGCCGCAGCGTCGGCGGCTCGACCACGGTCAACTGGACCTCAAGTTTTCGCACGCCCAAACCGACCCGCGAATACTGGCAGCATGAATTCGGCACCACCGGCGTTGATGATGCGGTGATGCAACCGTGGTTTGAGCGCGCCGAAGCGCGCTTTGGCATTGCGCCCTGGCCGGTAGCGCCCAATGCCAACAATGCCGCGCTGCGCGATGGCGCCGCGCGGATGGGCTGGCACGCTGAAGTGATTCCGCGCAATGTCCGTGGCTGCGCCAATCTCGGCTACTGTGGCACCGGCTGTCCGATGAATGCCAAGCAGTCGATGCTGATCACCACCATCCCGCATGCGCTGGCACTTGGCGCAACGCTGGTGTCGCGGGTGCGCATTGAAACGCTGAACTGGCAGGGCAGCCGCGTGCAGTCGGCGACCGGCACCGCGATGGATGCCTTTGGCCAGCATCGCGATGGCGTCCGCGTCAACGTCACCGGCAAACACTTTGTCCTGAGCGGTGGCGCGATCAATACGCCGGCCTTGCTGCTGCGTTCGCAGTTGCCCGATCCCAATCGCTTGATTGGCGCCCGTACGTTTCTGCATCCGGTGGTCATCTCGGTGGCGCTGATGCCAACGCCGGTGCATGCCGATGCCGGCGCGCCGCAAAGTATTTATTCCGATGAATTTGTCTGGAAGCACGGCGTCAGCGAGCGCTGCGGTTACAAACTGGAAGTGCCGCCGGTGCATCCGTTGATCGGATCAACCATCCTGCTGCGGCACGGACTTGAACACGCCGGGTTCATGCGCGAATTGCCGCGTGTGCAGGCAACGCTGGCGCTGATCCGCGACGGCTTTCATCCGCAGTCGGTTGGCGGCCGGGTCGAGCTTGATGCGCACGGTGACGCGCTGCTCGATTATCCGGTCACTGGCTACCTGCTCGACGGCATGCACGATGCGTATCTGCGCATGGCGGAACTGCAATTCGCCGCCGGCGCCGAGCAGGTGCTACCGCTGCACAAGGATGCGACTCCGTATCGCGCGCTCGCACAGGCCAAGACGGCCATCGCCGGCCTGGCGAAAGATCCGCTGCGCACGCAGATGGTCAGTGCGCATGTGATGGGCGGCTGCGCATTTGGTGAAGACGCGGCGAAAACCGTCTGTGACTCCCACGGTCGCCTGCGCGGTTTTGACAACCTCAGCGTGCACGACGGTTCGCTGTTCCCGACCAGTCTTGGGGTCAATCCGCAGCTGTCGATCTATGGTCTGGTGATGAAATTGGCCACTGAGCTTGCCGGCGAGTTGACCCACTGA
- a CDS encoding DUF2846 domain-containing protein, whose translation MRALAGGCSGGYCGDTSGAPPGVFTRMIYLNDPQDRTTRTIGTNMKNIVKLGMVAVIAMMAVGCASVPMATKEVDAASKKFIAPADKANLYIYRNESMGAAIKMPLTVDGQHVGETAANTFVLRQVAPGPHKVQSLTENNASLDITAEAGKNIFVWQEVKMGMMSAGSALHLMSEEEGKKGVLETKQVQGSGN comes from the coding sequence ATGCGCGCGCTTGCCGGCGGCTGCTCGGGCGGGTACTGTGGCGACACATCGGGAGCACCTCCCGGTGTTTTCACCAGAATGATCTACCTGAACGATCCACAGGATCGAACCACCAGAACGATAGGGACGAACATGAAGAACATTGTCAAACTGGGTATGGTTGCTGTAATTGCGATGATGGCGGTGGGCTGTGCCTCGGTGCCGATGGCCACGAAGGAAGTGGACGCGGCTTCGAAGAAATTTATCGCGCCTGCAGACAAGGCCAATTTGTATATTTACCGCAATGAGTCGATGGGCGCTGCGATCAAGATGCCGCTGACCGTTGATGGTCAACATGTTGGCGAAACTGCTGCCAATACCTTTGTCCTGCGCCAAGTGGCGCCCGGCCCGCACAAGGTTCAGTCGCTGACAGAGAACAATGCCAGCCTCGACATCACGGCCGAAGCCGGCAAGAACATCTTTGTCTGGCAAGAAGTGAAAATGGGCATGATGTCGGCCGGTTCGGCGCTGCACTTGATGAGCGAAGAAGAAGGCAAGAAAGGCGTGCTGGAAACCAAGCAAGTGCAAGGTAGCGGCAACTAA
- a CDS encoding PilZ domain-containing protein, giving the protein MTNPLNPRAERLPASFKVEASWAGETHVYTTRNISDTGIFLIIDSGPRPALGSTVSVRLQGNLGCGEEPPTLPMQVVRMESAGIGLRFAED; this is encoded by the coding sequence ATGACAAATCCTTTGAACCCGCGCGCCGAGCGCCTGCCAGCCAGCTTCAAAGTGGAAGCCAGCTGGGCCGGCGAGACCCACGTCTACACCACCCGCAACATCTCCGACACCGGCATTTTTTTGATTATCGACAGCGGACCGCGACCGGCGCTCGGTAGCACTGTGAGCGTCCGCCTGCAGGGCAATCTGGGTTGCGGTGAAGAGCCGCCCACGCTGCCCATGCAGGTGGTGCGGATGGAATCGGCGGGAATCGGGCTGCGCTTTGCCGAAGACTGA
- the coaD gene encoding pantetheine-phosphate adenylyltransferase, whose translation MGKTVIYPGTFDPLTNGHADLVERAARLFDHVVVAVAAHTSKKTLFSLDERVALAHSVLGSFPNVEIVGFQGLLADFARQRHASALLRGLRAVSDFEYEFQLANMNRRLAPEIESLFLTPSEHLSFISSTLVREIALLGGDVSAFVHPAVAAALKQQAAARA comes from the coding sequence ATGGGCAAGACAGTTATCTATCCGGGCACCTTTGATCCCTTGACCAACGGCCATGCCGATCTGGTCGAACGCGCCGCGCGGCTGTTCGATCATGTGGTGGTCGCGGTGGCGGCCCACACCAGCAAAAAGACCCTGTTTTCACTGGATGAGCGGGTCGCGCTGGCCCATAGCGTGCTGGGCAGTTTCCCGAATGTCGAGATTGTCGGCTTTCAGGGACTGCTGGCCGATTTTGCCCGCCAGCGTCATGCCAGCGCCCTGTTGCGCGGCCTGCGCGCGGTCTCCGACTTCGAATACGAATTCCAGCTGGCCAACATGAATCGTCGGCTGGCGCCGGAAATCGAGAGCCTGTTCCTGACCCCGTCCGAACACCTGTCGTTCATTTCCTCAACGCTGGTACGCGAGATCGCGCTGCTTGGCGGCGATGTGTCGGCCTTTGTCCATCCGGCGGTGGCGGCAGCGCTGAAGCAGCAAGCGGCCGCCCGGGCCTGA
- a CDS encoding YfhL family 4Fe-4S dicluster ferredoxin yields MSLKITDECINCDVCEPECPNEAISQGEEIYVIDPDKCTECVGHFDAPQCQQVCPVDCIPLGQEESREVLLARYEKLTGKPAPR; encoded by the coding sequence ATGTCACTGAAAATCACCGACGAATGCATCAACTGCGATGTCTGCGAACCGGAATGCCCGAACGAGGCGATCTCGCAGGGCGAGGAGATCTACGTCATCGATCCGGACAAGTGCACCGAATGCGTCGGTCATTTCGATGCGCCGCAGTGCCAGCAAGTCTGTCCGGTCGATTGCATTCCTCTCGGTCAGGAAGAGTCGCGCGAGGTGCTGCTGGCGCGCTATGAAAAGCTGACCGGCAAGCCGGCTCCGCGCTGA
- a CDS encoding nitroreductase family protein — protein MTTARLHPLPPLPDYDDTERLRRSTDFANLVRQRRTVRDFSAKPVPAAVIEQALWAAGSAPSGANQQPWHFAVISNAEIKQRIRAAAEEEEREFYSRRASQEWLQALAPLGTDWQKPFLEIAPYLIVVFSQKWHLDADGNKHKHYYAPESVGIATGILLTALHNAGLATLTHTPSPMGFLAELLGRPESERAEMIVVVGHPAEHCQVPVISKKSLAEYVSYFS, from the coding sequence ATGACCACCGCTCGCCTGCACCCGCTGCCACCACTACCTGATTACGATGACACCGAACGACTGCGCCGCAGCACTGATTTCGCCAACCTGGTGCGGCAACGGCGCACGGTTCGTGATTTTTCAGCAAAACCGGTACCGGCAGCAGTGATTGAACAAGCCTTGTGGGCTGCCGGCAGCGCACCCAGCGGCGCCAATCAACAACCTTGGCATTTTGCCGTGATCAGCAACGCTGAAATCAAACAGCGCATTCGCGCCGCGGCCGAAGAGGAAGAGCGAGAATTTTATTCCCGCCGCGCCAGCCAGGAATGGCTGCAGGCATTAGCACCACTCGGCACCGACTGGCAGAAACCATTTCTCGAAATTGCGCCGTATCTGATTGTGGTATTCAGCCAAAAATGGCATCTCGATGCCGACGGCAACAAGCACAAGCATTACTACGCGCCGGAGTCTGTTGGCATTGCCACCGGCATACTCCTGACTGCCCTGCACAATGCTGGTCTTGCCACACTGACTCACACACCGAGCCCTATGGGCTTTCTCGCCGAGTTACTGGGTCGACCGGAAAGCGAGCGAGCGGAAATGATCGTGGTGGTCGGTCATCCGGCGGAACACTGCCAGGTCCCGGTGATTAGCAAGAAGTCGCTGGCCGAATACGTGTCGTACTTTTCCTGA
- a CDS encoding patatin-like phospholipase family protein has product MAGITLRDWLAEQPYTLTLGSGFFGFFGHFGVLKALLDAGLPPARLTGASSGALVAACYASGMSIEAMQQLLFTMKRQDFWDPGWAIWRGGLLKGEQFRAQMRATFPSTHFDALQVPLALSVYNASRQRTEVIDSGDLVDATYASCALPVLFQPLRRNGETLLDGGVKDRPALAAVADDERVLIHHLAAKSPWRRADDPALRPPQRGNGTTLVLVGLTRCSPFKLERGSLAFAEAYATTTARLAQPWQPLMSGNVHAAVPPANAVGP; this is encoded by the coding sequence ATGGCTGGGATCACATTGCGTGATTGGCTTGCCGAGCAGCCCTATACCCTTACGCTAGGTTCCGGTTTCTTTGGCTTCTTCGGCCATTTTGGCGTGCTCAAGGCGCTGCTCGATGCCGGTTTGCCACCGGCGCGGCTGACCGGCGCCAGTTCGGGAGCGCTGGTCGCGGCCTGTTATGCCAGCGGCATGTCGATCGAAGCGATGCAGCAGTTGCTGTTCACGATGAAGCGGCAGGATTTCTGGGATCCGGGTTGGGCGATCTGGAGGGGCGGCCTGCTCAAAGGCGAGCAGTTCCGGGCGCAAATGCGCGCGACCTTTCCCTCCACCCACTTTGATGCGCTGCAAGTCCCGCTGGCCTTGTCGGTCTACAACGCCAGCCGTCAACGCACCGAGGTAATCGACTCCGGTGATCTGGTCGATGCCACCTATGCCAGTTGCGCCCTGCCAGTGCTGTTCCAGCCACTTCGGCGCAACGGTGAAACGCTGCTCGATGGCGGCGTCAAAGACCGGCCTGCACTGGCCGCGGTTGCCGATGACGAGCGCGTGCTGATTCACCATCTGGCTGCCAAGTCACCGTGGCGTCGGGCCGATGATCCGGCGCTGCGGCCGCCACAACGTGGCAACGGCACCACGCTGGTGTTGGTCGGGCTGACCCGCTGCAGTCCATTCAAGCTGGAACGCGGCTCGTTGGCCTTCGCTGAGGCTTATGCAACGACGACGGCGCGGTTGGCGCAGCCGTGGCAGCCACTAATGTCAGGCAACGTGCACGCTGCGGTGCCGCCAGCCAACGCGGTCGGACCGTAA